CGGCAGCATCCATGGTTTTCTTCCCAGGCGGACCGGACAGGATATTCAACGTCCTTGCTTCTCTGCACAAAAGCAAAAGGCACGTGGTGTCATCGCCATACGTTGAACCCGATATTTCCTTGACCCGCGCTAAAATCTTGTCCGGCACTTCTTTGAGGTCCCCTCCCTGAATCAGGCAGCCATTCACAAAGTCGGACGCGCCCTTAAGACCCCACCCCAGGCGGTATTGGTGTCCCAGACCTGCCTGGCTTACTCCGTCACTGACTAAAATAATGCCATCTCCATAGTTGAGGGCGCAATTCGTTTCGGAGACGATTTCAAGGCCGAGCGGGAAGGACCGTGGTGTGGGCAGATAGGCTGCCAGACGGTTATCAACGAGAATAGGGTGAGGTATTTCATAGGAAATGACAGTAGCCTGTCCGTTATTCAGAATACGGCAGATGGAGAAGGCGGCAAACGGAATGTTAATCGTTCGGGCCTGGTGCATGGTGTCGACGAGCTTTCTCGTGGCCTCGCGAAGGGTGAAGCCCTGGCGTGTGAGCTCGATCAAGCGGCTCGCGCACATCACCGCCGCAATCTGTGCTTTAATCCCTGTACCGATGCCGTCAGCGAGAATAATGGTGGTTGCCTCCGGACTCCTGTCAATCACCACGTGATCGCCACATATG
The DNA window shown above is from Syntrophorhabdaceae bacterium and carries:
- a CDS encoding SpoIIE family protein phosphatase, producing the protein MPNKVRKYIEMVVAQKPKKVGGICGDHVVIDRSPEATTIILADGIGTGIKAQIAAVMCASRLIELTRQGFTLREATRKLVDTMHQARTINIPFAAFSICRILNNGQATVISYEIPHPILVDNRLAAYLPTPRSFPLGLEIVSETNCALNYGDGIILVSDGVSQAGLGHQYRLGWGLKGASDFVNGCLIQGGDLKEVPDKILARVKEISGSTYGDDTTCLLLLCREARTLNILSGPPGKKTMDAAVVEDFMKMKGRKAVCGSTTVEMVARTLKVSVSMDAYSTEFHKPPSYRFQGIDLATEGAITLNQVYNIIEESENKLASDSAVSDLYRLLHSADTINIIIGTASNPAHKAITFRQMGILPREAIIPLLVEKLRKMGKLVNVKCY